A DNA window from Streptomyces canus contains the following coding sequences:
- a CDS encoding 5-oxoprolinase subunit B family protein, translated as MNGNLTVTDCGDSALAARAVGLAAEDAWRLVHALADALDAVRLTGVHDVVPTYDALLVEFDCTRTDHDTVRRVVSHEAARLGPHPTPTTPSRRFVVPVVYGGEHGPDLPEVARQLDLTESEVIALHSGTDLTVRCLGAPAGAPMTDGPRFPGPVPRLASPRTHVDPGSVAVAGRQAVICPMPSPGGWPLLGRTPVRVLDLHSDPITAYRPGDTFRFVPITPDEWDLHAGTPLAACHG; from the coding sequence ATGAACGGCAACCTCACGGTCACGGACTGCGGTGACTCCGCTCTGGCCGCCAGGGCCGTGGGCCTGGCGGCCGAGGACGCCTGGCGGCTCGTCCACGCCCTGGCCGACGCCCTGGACGCCGTCCGGCTCACCGGGGTCCACGACGTGGTGCCCACCTACGACGCCCTGCTCGTGGAGTTCGACTGCACCCGCACCGACCACGACACCGTCAGGCGTGTCGTCTCGCACGAGGCCGCCCGCCTCGGGCCGCATCCCACGCCGACGACACCGTCTCGACGCTTCGTCGTCCCCGTCGTCTACGGCGGCGAGCACGGACCCGATCTGCCCGAAGTCGCCCGTCAACTCGACCTGACCGAGAGCGAGGTCATCGCCCTCCACTCCGGTACCGACCTCACCGTGCGCTGCCTCGGCGCACCGGCTGGGGCGCCGATGACGGACGGCCCGCGCTTCCCCGGACCGGTGCCTCGGCTGGCGTCGCCCCGCACCCATGTCGATCCCGGCTCGGTCGCCGTCGCCGGGCGGCAGGCCGTCATCTGCCCGATGCCCTCGCCCGGCGGCTGGCCCCTCCTAGGACGCACCCCCGTGCGCGTCCTCGACCTGCACAGCGACCCGATCACCGCCTACCGGCCCGGGGACACCTTCCGTTTCGTCCCCATCACGCCCGACGAGTGGGACCTGCATGCCGGCACGCCCCTGGCGGCCTGTCATGGCTGA
- a CDS encoding LamB/YcsF family protein, with protein MAPMVDLVADLGEGFGAYTTGDDEALLEMLTSANVACGFHAGDPRIMDATVRSCVARQVAVGAHPSFPDLVGFGRRAMDLTPEEVRTDVLYQIGALQAFAVAHGTQVRHVAPHGRLGNLVAVRADYARAVVDAVACLDESLIVLAQDGELADAARARGLRVGIVGIADRAYRDDGTLVPRSEPGAVIHEPDEVARRTLRMVTEGVIRSVDGTDIPVACDTVLLHGDSPGAIALAGRIREQLMAAGVEITSLDKVLSGKGV; from the coding sequence ATGGCCCCCATGGTTGATCTCGTCGCCGATCTCGGCGAGGGATTCGGCGCCTACACGACGGGCGACGACGAAGCCCTCCTGGAGATGCTGACGTCCGCAAATGTGGCCTGTGGGTTCCACGCGGGTGATCCGCGCATCATGGACGCCACCGTCCGGTCCTGCGTGGCGCGGCAGGTGGCCGTGGGTGCTCACCCGAGCTTTCCCGACCTGGTCGGCTTCGGCCGCCGCGCGATGGACCTCACGCCCGAGGAGGTCCGCACGGACGTGCTGTACCAGATCGGCGCCCTCCAGGCGTTCGCCGTCGCTCACGGCACCCAGGTGCGGCACGTCGCCCCGCACGGACGCCTGGGCAACCTGGTCGCCGTACGCGCCGACTACGCCCGCGCCGTCGTGGACGCCGTCGCCTGCCTGGACGAGTCGCTGATCGTCCTCGCTCAGGACGGTGAGCTCGCCGACGCGGCCCGGGCGCGCGGACTGCGCGTGGGCATCGTCGGCATCGCCGACCGCGCGTACCGCGACGACGGGACCCTCGTCCCCCGCTCCGAGCCCGGAGCGGTGATCCACGAACCGGACGAGGTGGCCCGGCGGACGCTGCGCATGGTCACCGAGGGAGTCATCCGCAGCGTCGACGGCACGGACATCCCGGTCGCCTGCGACACCGTCCTGCTGCACGGAGACAGCCCCGGAGCGATCGCGCTGGCCGGCCGCATCCGCGAGCAACTCATGGCCGCCGGTGTCGAGATCACCTCTCTCGACAAAGTGCTGAGCGGGAAGGGCGTCTGA
- the nac gene encoding nitrogen assimilation transcriptional regulator NAC, which yields MDTRRLYSFIKIIDAGSITRAADILHIAQPALSQQLSALETQFGQQLLIRSKRGVAPTEAGRALYRHAQLILRQVDLAHAAVEVSGRAPAGSVSVGLAPYSLGAALALPLLKSVRERYPDILLHINENFGGVISEAIMTGRMDMAFIYGAGPLRGVQFEPVRTEDLFLIGASGATAPPGQGEVSLEELAGVPLLLPSRIHTIRQVVDAAFQQASLRPNVVGEVESALTLVNAVDADLGATVLPWSAARAILDVRSLSVRRIMDPVIQVKLSLVTSDNQPLSEPALAVHDLFLELITTFDGAVDGDKDRR from the coding sequence ATGGACACCAGGCGTCTCTACTCGTTCATCAAGATCATTGACGCGGGGAGCATCACGCGCGCGGCCGACATCCTGCACATCGCGCAGCCCGCGCTCAGCCAGCAACTGTCCGCGCTGGAAACGCAGTTCGGGCAGCAACTGCTGATCCGCAGCAAACGCGGAGTCGCCCCGACCGAGGCGGGCCGGGCACTGTACCGGCATGCCCAGCTCATCCTGAGGCAGGTGGACCTCGCGCACGCCGCGGTGGAGGTCTCCGGCCGGGCTCCCGCCGGCAGCGTGTCGGTGGGCCTCGCGCCGTACAGCCTGGGCGCGGCGCTCGCGCTGCCGCTCCTCAAGAGTGTGCGCGAGCGCTACCCGGACATCCTGCTGCACATCAACGAGAACTTCGGCGGCGTGATCAGCGAGGCCATCATGACCGGGCGGATGGACATGGCGTTCATCTACGGGGCCGGCCCGCTGCGGGGCGTGCAGTTCGAGCCTGTGCGCACGGAGGACCTGTTCCTCATCGGGGCCTCCGGCGCGACGGCGCCGCCGGGACAGGGCGAGGTGAGCCTCGAGGAACTCGCCGGCGTGCCGCTGCTCCTGCCCAGCCGCATCCACACGATCCGGCAGGTGGTGGACGCCGCCTTCCAGCAGGCGTCGCTCCGTCCGAACGTGGTGGGCGAGGTCGAGTCCGCGCTGACGCTCGTCAACGCCGTGGACGCGGATCTCGGCGCCACGGTCCTGCCCTGGTCGGCGGCGCGCGCCATCCTGGATGTCCGCTCGCTGTCCGTACGCCGCATCATGGATCCCGTCATCCAGGTCAAGCTGTCGCTGGTGACGTCGGACAATCAGCCCCTTTCGGAGCCCGCCCTCGCGGTTCACGATCTGTTCCTCGAACTGATCACCACCTTTGACGGTGCTGTCGACGGGGATAAGGATCGGCGATAA
- a CDS encoding 2-hydroxyacid dehydrogenase: MKRRVLITRENLPGSGLDRLSGVAEVVAWPGNGKPGAADLAPLASGVSGVLALGNDPVDGALMDAAGPSLRVISLASMGYDNVDRAAAAERGIVVTHTPGVLAETTADLTFALILAARRRIGAAEASLASGSWGLFRMHDYLGLDIHGATLGLIGYGQIGRAVARRAHGFGMRVLHHDPHAPDDALSASVNLATLLTESDIVSLHVPLTAETRHLISARELAAMKPTATLVSTSRGGVVDEEALLHAVREGRLHSAGLDVFEREPMGTELSPLVAEPHVVTLPHIGSATEATRAAMVDLAADNILDVLAGRPARTPLPGTPAVQSIPAGSTGVRA, translated from the coding sequence ATGAAAAGGCGCGTCCTCATCACCCGTGAAAACCTGCCCGGCAGCGGCCTGGACCGCCTGTCCGGGGTCGCGGAGGTGGTGGCCTGGCCCGGGAACGGGAAGCCCGGGGCCGCCGACCTCGCTCCGCTCGCCTCCGGGGTGAGTGGCGTTCTGGCCCTGGGCAACGATCCGGTGGACGGTGCGCTGATGGACGCGGCGGGCCCCTCACTGCGGGTCATCTCGCTGGCGAGCATGGGCTACGACAACGTCGACCGGGCCGCGGCCGCCGAGCGCGGCATCGTCGTCACCCACACCCCCGGCGTGCTCGCGGAGACCACCGCCGATCTCACCTTCGCCCTGATCCTCGCCGCCCGCCGTCGGATCGGTGCCGCCGAAGCGAGCCTCGCGTCAGGCTCCTGGGGGCTCTTCCGGATGCACGACTACCTCGGCCTGGACATCCACGGAGCCACCCTCGGCCTGATCGGCTACGGTCAGATCGGCCGCGCGGTCGCCCGCCGGGCCCACGGCTTCGGCATGCGCGTGCTCCACCACGACCCCCACGCACCCGACGACGCCCTGTCGGCCTCGGTGAATCTGGCCACGCTGCTGACCGAGTCCGACATCGTGTCCCTGCATGTGCCGCTCACTGCGGAGACGCGGCACCTGATCTCGGCCCGCGAACTGGCCGCGATGAAACCCACGGCCACCCTGGTCAGCACCTCCCGCGGCGGTGTCGTCGACGAGGAGGCCCTGCTGCACGCCGTCCGGGAAGGACGGCTGCACTCCGCCGGGCTCGACGTCTTCGAACGGGAGCCGATGGGAACGGAGTTGTCACCGCTGGTCGCCGAGCCCCATGTGGTCACGCTGCCCCACATCGGGTCGGCCACCGAGGCCACCCGGGCCGCCATGGTCGACCTGGCCGCCGACAACATCCTCGATGTCCTCGCCGGTCGTCCCGCCCGGACCCCCCTCCCCGGAACCCCGGCGGTGCAGAGCATCCCGGCCGGGAGCACCGGAGTACGCGCATGA
- a CDS encoding SDR family oxidoreductase, whose amino-acid sequence MSHPLFDIAGKTALVTGSSRGIGKALAEGLLEAGCTVVLNGRGTTALQATAAELAGSFGDRVRTAAFDVTDSAAVTAGIAGVEEEAGPIDILVNNTGVQHRSPFLEFTDDDWHRLLDTNLTSAFLVGREVARRMAPRGHGKIVNICSLQSAAVRPGIAAYSATKGGLKMLTKGMCADLGPLGIQVNGIGPGYFATELTAALVADEEFSDWVRRRTPAGRWGDVADLVGALIFLVSPASDFVNGQVLYVDGGMLSVL is encoded by the coding sequence ATGAGCCACCCGCTGTTCGACATCGCCGGAAAGACGGCCCTGGTCACTGGCTCCAGCCGCGGCATCGGCAAGGCGCTGGCCGAGGGCCTCCTGGAGGCCGGCTGCACGGTCGTCCTCAACGGACGCGGCACCACGGCCCTGCAGGCGACCGCTGCGGAACTCGCGGGCTCCTTCGGGGACCGGGTGCGGACAGCCGCCTTCGACGTGACGGACTCGGCTGCCGTTACCGCCGGCATCGCCGGTGTCGAGGAGGAGGCCGGGCCGATCGACATCCTGGTGAACAACACCGGAGTCCAACACCGCAGCCCGTTCCTGGAGTTCACGGACGACGACTGGCACCGCCTCCTCGACACCAACCTCACCAGTGCCTTCCTCGTGGGACGCGAGGTCGCACGGCGCATGGCGCCCCGAGGCCACGGCAAGATCGTCAACATCTGCTCACTGCAGAGCGCAGCGGTCCGGCCGGGTATCGCCGCCTACTCCGCCACCAAGGGCGGCCTGAAGATGCTCACCAAGGGCATGTGCGCCGACCTGGGCCCGCTGGGCATCCAGGTCAACGGCATCGGACCCGGCTACTTCGCCACCGAACTCACCGCGGCCCTGGTGGCCGACGAGGAGTTCAGCGACTGGGTCCGCAGACGCACACCAGCCGGTCGCTGGGGCGACGTCGCCGACCTCGTGGGCGCCCTGATCTTCCTGGTCTCCCCCGCGTCCGACTTCGTCAACGGCCAGGTGCTCTACGTCGACGGTGGCATGCTCTCCGTCCTGTGA
- a CDS encoding L-idonate 5-dehydrogenase, giving the protein MQACVVHAAGDLRVEHRSPSRPGPGQVTVAVALGGICGSDLHYYHHGRVGDFAVREPMVLGHEVVGHIAALGADTEGPAVGTPVAVHPATPCDRCPDCAAGRRNICADTRYLGSAARTPHVQGGFAQLVTVPAAQIRPLPPELALRRAILAEPLSVALHAVHRAGDVTGKRVLVTGAGPIGCLVTAVLRHEGAAEIVVSDLLDTPLRIATASGATATLRPNAPEAGSWPAPFDIAIEASGAPAGLRSCVERVRRGGTVVLLGLLPPGEVPLLGNVAVTRELELRGAFRFDSEFDEAIGLLAQGLTVDAIVTHTFPLAEARAAFDIAHDRDVASKVLLDLART; this is encoded by the coding sequence ATGCAAGCCTGCGTCGTCCACGCGGCAGGAGACCTCCGGGTCGAGCACCGCTCCCCCAGCCGGCCCGGCCCGGGCCAGGTGACCGTAGCCGTCGCTCTCGGCGGAATCTGCGGATCAGACCTGCACTACTACCACCACGGCCGGGTCGGCGACTTCGCCGTCCGGGAGCCGATGGTGCTCGGACACGAGGTCGTCGGTCACATCGCCGCCCTGGGAGCCGACACCGAAGGACCGGCCGTGGGAACCCCGGTGGCAGTGCACCCCGCCACACCGTGCGACCGCTGCCCCGACTGCGCTGCGGGCCGCCGCAACATCTGCGCCGACACCCGCTACCTCGGCAGCGCCGCCCGCACGCCCCATGTCCAAGGCGGTTTCGCCCAACTCGTCACGGTGCCGGCGGCGCAGATCCGCCCGTTGCCGCCGGAGCTCGCCCTGCGCCGCGCCATCCTGGCCGAGCCCCTGTCGGTGGCCCTGCATGCCGTGCACCGGGCCGGTGACGTGACGGGCAAGCGCGTCCTGGTCACCGGCGCAGGGCCGATCGGCTGCCTGGTCACCGCCGTGCTCCGCCACGAGGGCGCTGCCGAGATCGTCGTCAGCGACCTCCTCGACACCCCCTTGCGCATCGCCACCGCATCCGGGGCCACCGCCACGCTCCGGCCGAACGCTCCCGAGGCCGGCTCGTGGCCGGCCCCCTTCGACATCGCCATCGAGGCGTCCGGAGCACCCGCGGGGCTGCGAAGCTGTGTCGAACGAGTTCGCCGCGGTGGCACCGTCGTACTCCTCGGTCTGCTGCCACCCGGCGAGGTGCCCCTGCTGGGCAACGTCGCCGTCACCCGCGAACTGGAACTCCGGGGCGCCTTCCGCTTCGACTCCGAGTTCGACGAGGCGATCGGTCTGCTGGCCCAGGGCCTGACCGTCGACGCGATCGTGACGCACACCTTCCCGCTCGCCGAGGCCCGCGCCGCCTTCGACATCGCCCACGACCGAGACGTCGCCTCGAAGGTCCTGCTGGACCTGGCCCGTACCTGA
- a CDS encoding MFS transporter produces the protein MTTADSLPLATGTAAPPAPEAPASPARSRLTFVGIAAGNLLVLLDTSILNVAVPDVQKSLHPAAAALPWAVDAYTVVFAGLLLAGGVIADRWGARRVYASALGLFAVLSAVCAAAPDVGALIGGRALLGAAGAGLVPASLALLIHLNPDPARRTRAIGAWTALSGLGAAAGPVLGGGLVELGGWRLVFLVNPPIALAALLIARRLPVPPLRASRALDRPGLLLSTLGLGLLTFGFVESGIEGWGSPLALIPIVAALLAFAVLAFMESRVASPVLPPALLALPKVRAAMVAAAVSCFAYFGGMYMFAVWMQHTYSLTPFKAGLACLPIAFPVCVMPFFTGRLVARFGPRPILLTGMSAAVVSGVLLTFCVGSNPPLALLVAAELTLAATGTLSIPGAAAAMAMSAPPEYAATSQGALNGIRQAGSALGVAVLGTLGALTTSGHVLVVVGLLAVLLVARATRTGN, from the coding sequence ATGACCACTGCCGACAGCCTCCCCCTTGCCACCGGAACCGCCGCTCCCCCCGCCCCGGAAGCCCCCGCATCCCCGGCCCGCTCCCGGCTCACCTTCGTGGGCATCGCGGCCGGAAACCTGCTCGTCCTGCTCGACACCTCGATCCTCAACGTCGCCGTCCCCGACGTCCAGAAGTCCCTCCACCCGGCCGCCGCGGCCCTGCCCTGGGCCGTCGACGCGTACACCGTCGTCTTCGCCGGACTGCTGCTCGCCGGCGGCGTGATCGCCGACCGCTGGGGCGCCCGGCGCGTCTACGCCAGTGCCCTCGGCCTGTTCGCCGTGCTCTCGGCGGTGTGCGCCGCCGCGCCCGACGTCGGCGCCCTGATCGGCGGTCGCGCGCTCCTCGGAGCCGCGGGGGCGGGCCTCGTCCCGGCCTCGCTGGCACTGCTGATCCACCTCAACCCCGACCCCGCCCGCCGCACCCGGGCCATCGGCGCCTGGACCGCGCTCAGCGGCCTCGGCGCCGCGGCCGGGCCCGTGCTCGGCGGAGGGCTGGTCGAACTGGGCGGCTGGCGCCTGGTGTTCCTGGTGAACCCGCCCATCGCGCTCGCCGCGCTGCTGATCGCCCGTCGGCTGCCGGTCCCGCCGCTGCGGGCGTCCCGTGCCCTGGACCGTCCCGGACTGCTGCTGTCCACCCTCGGTCTCGGCCTGCTGACGTTCGGCTTCGTCGAGTCGGGCATCGAGGGCTGGGGCTCGCCGCTCGCTCTGATCCCGATCGTCGCCGCGCTGCTCGCCTTCGCCGTGCTGGCCTTCATGGAGAGCCGCGTGGCCTCCCCGGTGCTGCCACCCGCGCTGCTCGCCCTGCCGAAGGTCAGGGCCGCGATGGTGGCAGCCGCGGTGTCGTGCTTCGCCTACTTCGGCGGCATGTACATGTTCGCCGTATGGATGCAGCACACCTACTCGCTGACTCCGTTCAAGGCGGGCCTCGCCTGCCTCCCGATCGCCTTCCCGGTCTGCGTGATGCCCTTCTTCACCGGCCGGCTGGTGGCCCGCTTCGGCCCCCGTCCGATCCTGCTGACCGGCATGTCGGCGGCCGTCGTCTCCGGCGTCCTGCTCACCTTCTGCGTCGGGAGCAACCCGCCGCTCGCGCTGCTCGTCGCCGCCGAGCTGACCCTCGCCGCGACCGGCACGCTGTCCATCCCGGGCGCGGCCGCCGCGATGGCCATGTCGGCACCGCCGGAGTACGCCGCCACCAGCCAGGGAGCGCTCAACGGTATCCGTCAGGCGGGCTCTGCCCTCGGCGTCGCGGTACTCGGCACGCTGGGCGCGCTGACGACCTCGGGTCACGTCCTCGTCGTCGTCGGCCTGCTCGCGGTGCTGCTGGTGGCGAGGGCGACACGGACCGGCAACTGA
- a CDS encoding LysR family transcriptional regulator, translated as MDSRYLRAFVAVADQGGISAAAQALGYAQSSLSAQLKRLEANLGVAVLVRAGTGAVLTEAGERLLPHAREALELEERMRRAARGDRPRLRIGAQESLAHVWMPDVLAALEYGAAGSRAGADVELTVANRSTLEQSFGAGELDLVFQYDNGVRALGPHAVVGHDRTLLVAAPSHPLARQELVTPEQMLAYDFLVAEPGCTSEMLVDRFGRDLLAGAQLALVQGSLSALLRLTGHGHGVSLLPELAVTRELGEGELVELRLAERIRPVSIVAQWRPRPGPAEEALRALLELARRADPLPEVTRTARSARAS; from the coding sequence GTGGACTCTCGCTATCTGCGCGCCTTCGTCGCCGTCGCCGACCAGGGCGGTATCTCCGCCGCCGCCCAGGCGTTGGGATACGCACAGTCCAGTCTGAGTGCCCAGCTCAAGCGTCTGGAGGCGAACCTCGGCGTGGCCGTCCTGGTGCGCGCCGGTACCGGCGCGGTGCTGACGGAGGCCGGCGAGCGGCTGCTGCCGCACGCGCGCGAGGCGCTGGAGCTGGAGGAGCGGATGCGGCGGGCCGCGCGCGGCGACCGGCCCCGGCTCAGGATCGGCGCGCAGGAGTCGCTGGCGCACGTGTGGATGCCCGATGTGCTGGCGGCGCTGGAGTACGGCGCGGCCGGCTCCCGGGCCGGCGCGGACGTCGAGCTCACGGTGGCGAACCGAAGCACTCTCGAACAGTCCTTCGGAGCGGGCGAGTTGGACCTGGTCTTCCAGTACGACAACGGCGTACGGGCACTCGGCCCGCATGCGGTCGTCGGCCACGACCGCACGCTGCTGGTGGCGGCACCCAGCCATCCGCTGGCGCGGCAGGAGCTGGTGACGCCCGAACAGATGCTGGCGTACGACTTCCTGGTGGCCGAACCGGGCTGTACCTCGGAGATGCTGGTGGACCGGTTCGGGCGGGATCTGCTGGCGGGGGCCCAACTGGCGCTGGTCCAGGGGTCGCTGTCGGCACTGCTGCGGCTGACGGGGCACGGGCACGGCGTCTCGCTGCTGCCCGAGCTGGCCGTCACCCGGGAGCTCGGCGAGGGTGAACTCGTCGAGCTGCGGCTGGCCGAGCGGATCCGCCCGGTCAGCATCGTCGCCCAGTGGCGCCCTCGTCCGGGCCCGGCCGAAGAGGCCCTGCGCGCTCTGCTCGAGCTGGCACGGCGGGCCGACCCGCTGCCCGAGGTGACCCGCACGGCCCGCTCGGCACGGGCTTCCTGA
- a CDS encoding ATP-binding protein translates to MPEAAPAEVTVALDGADGCIADARAQTSKFLARVQGEYGLPVSARAMDLGQLVVSELVTNALKYAPGPVLLQLRVNDAMLEIEVWDTDPTLPLARAADAGRVGQHGLEIVMAVVQGIEVRREPVGKRITARLALFDDPLQDLSG, encoded by the coding sequence ATGCCGGAAGCCGCACCTGCCGAGGTGACCGTGGCCCTGGACGGAGCGGACGGCTGTATCGCCGACGCTCGGGCCCAGACGTCGAAGTTCCTGGCGCGGGTGCAGGGCGAGTACGGGTTGCCGGTGTCGGCCCGCGCCATGGACCTGGGGCAGTTGGTGGTCAGCGAGTTGGTCACCAACGCGCTGAAATACGCGCCCGGGCCGGTGCTGCTGCAGCTGCGCGTCAACGACGCCATGCTGGAGATCGAGGTGTGGGACACCGATCCGACGCTTCCCCTGGCCCGCGCCGCTGACGCCGGTCGGGTGGGCCAGCACGGGCTGGAGATCGTGATGGCGGTGGTACAGGGGATCGAGGTACGCCGAGAGCCCGTCGGCAAGCGCATCACGGCCCGCCTCGCGCTGTTCGACGATCCGCTGCAGGACCTTTCTGGCTGA
- a CDS encoding STAS domain-containing protein, whose product MADNREAVGHGRLSVVRTDADGITVLGLDGEIDHQSVGGLTRTLSVADAPEGPRVVIDLSRVTFMDSSGVNALIAAFQSARAAQGWLRLVVVRGAALRTLQLVGLDTVVPCHPTLEEALASVRPGA is encoded by the coding sequence GTGGCAGACAACCGGGAAGCAGTGGGACACGGCAGACTGTCCGTGGTCCGGACCGACGCCGACGGCATCACCGTGCTCGGCCTCGACGGAGAGATCGACCATCAGAGCGTGGGCGGCCTGACGCGGACCCTGTCCGTGGCCGACGCCCCTGAGGGGCCCCGGGTGGTCATCGATCTGAGCCGGGTCACCTTCATGGACTCCAGCGGTGTCAACGCTCTGATCGCCGCCTTCCAGTCCGCTCGGGCCGCACAGGGATGGCTGCGGCTCGTGGTGGTGCGCGGCGCCGCGCTGCGCACGTTGCAGCTCGTGGGACTCGACACCGTCGTCCCCTGTCACCCGACCCTGGAGGAGGCCCTCGCGTCGGTGCGGCCAGGCGCGTGA